In one window of Halomarina pelagica DNA:
- a CDS encoding helix-turn-helix transcriptional regulator: MAAQTQDFDQTVFSVEVYENGSARWTFVYKRALDTNNDTERRQFETFAEEFNGGETPLYRDFKNRSKRLTTAGSDVTGREMSATDFRKRAYVTPLGNQGVVEMSFLWDGFAFVDGKRVVVGDVFEGGLYLGPDQRFVVSWGGDLSLVSAAPQPKQQDNDTVVWVGGEEGRQFLDGNPQVVLAPPESANGTADPGGDGEAGEFGAGVPLWSAGVVLAVALLAVGTFLAYRFDVFDRFDGFGGDGAADGPGAPGRPGPPGAANERRGDRTTTTEPSISDEALLTDEDRVMNLLAENGGRMKQVNIVEETDWSKSKVSMLLSDMEEEGYISKLRVGRENIISRAGDEPRAARSPFDDDE; this comes from the coding sequence GTGGCGGCACAAACGCAGGACTTCGACCAGACGGTGTTCAGCGTCGAGGTCTACGAGAACGGATCGGCCCGGTGGACGTTCGTCTACAAGCGAGCGCTCGACACGAACAACGACACCGAGCGTCGACAGTTCGAAACGTTCGCCGAGGAGTTCAACGGGGGCGAGACGCCGCTCTATCGCGACTTCAAGAACCGCTCGAAGCGGTTGACCACGGCCGGTTCGGACGTGACCGGGCGGGAGATGTCGGCTACCGACTTCCGCAAGCGGGCGTACGTCACCCCGCTCGGGAACCAGGGCGTCGTCGAGATGTCGTTCCTCTGGGACGGGTTCGCGTTCGTCGACGGCAAACGCGTCGTCGTCGGGGACGTCTTCGAGGGGGGCCTGTACCTCGGTCCCGACCAGCGGTTCGTCGTCTCCTGGGGCGGCGACCTCTCGCTCGTCTCCGCCGCCCCTCAGCCCAAGCAACAGGACAACGACACCGTCGTCTGGGTCGGCGGCGAGGAGGGGCGACAGTTCCTCGACGGCAACCCGCAGGTCGTGCTCGCACCGCCGGAGAGCGCGAACGGAACTGCCGATCCCGGCGGCGACGGCGAGGCCGGCGAGTTCGGCGCTGGCGTCCCGCTCTGGTCGGCCGGCGTCGTGCTCGCGGTCGCGCTCCTCGCGGTCGGTACCTTCCTCGCCTATCGGTTCGACGTTTTCGACCGCTTCGACGGGTTCGGTGGCGACGGCGCTGCCGACGGCCCGGGAGCCCCGGGACGACCGGGGCCGCCGGGGGCCGCGAACGAGCGGCGGGGCGACCGAACGACGACGACCGAGCCGTCGATCTCGGACGAGGCGCTCCTGACGGACGAGGATCGAGTGATGAACCTCCTCGCCGAGAACGGCGGCCGGATGAAGCAGGTCAACATCGTCGAGGAGACGGACTGGTCGAAGTCCAAGGTGAGCATGCTCCTCTCGGACATGGAGGAGGAGGGGTACATCAGCAAGCTCCGCGTCGGCCGCGAGAACATCATCAGCCGGGCGGGCGACGAGCCGCGGGCGGCGCGCTCGCCGTTCGATGATGACGAGTGA
- a CDS encoding DMT family transporter: protein MTRRYRNAALFVALAAIWGSAFVVTKVGLRHLPPTLFAALRFDLAAVLLFGYVAATKAEWRPRTGDDWLYPLAGGLFAIAGHHAFLFAGQQYVSSGVAAVLLGLVPIVTPAFTRVFSTGERLSPTGAAGLGLGFLGVVVIASPDPSDLLSSDLLGVALVLVSAVVFAFGAVFTHSRAPDLSLVATQAWMMAVGAVALHVASVLLPTESVAAAAWTPEALGAVAYLGAVAGALGFTLYFSLLDRIGPIEASLIEYVIPLFAALAGWLALGERVTATTVAGFVVILSGFLLMKRRAIAEDVLGRRGRRAERPSADD, encoded by the coding sequence GTGACTCGACGGTATCGGAACGCGGCGCTGTTCGTCGCGCTGGCCGCCATCTGGGGGTCTGCGTTCGTCGTGACCAAGGTCGGACTGCGGCACCTGCCGCCGACGCTCTTCGCGGCGCTACGGTTCGACCTCGCGGCGGTCCTCCTGTTCGGCTACGTCGCCGCGACGAAGGCCGAGTGGCGGCCGCGCACGGGAGACGACTGGCTCTATCCGCTCGCTGGCGGCCTGTTCGCCATCGCCGGCCACCACGCCTTCCTCTTCGCCGGCCAGCAGTACGTCTCGTCGGGCGTCGCCGCGGTCCTCCTCGGACTCGTCCCCATCGTCACGCCCGCGTTCACCCGCGTCTTCTCGACCGGCGAACGGCTCTCGCCGACCGGCGCGGCCGGCCTGGGCCTCGGCTTTCTGGGCGTCGTCGTCATCGCGAGCCCCGACCCCTCCGACCTCCTGTCGTCGGACCTCCTCGGCGTCGCGCTCGTCCTCGTCTCGGCGGTCGTGTTCGCCTTCGGGGCAGTCTTCACCCACAGCCGCGCGCCCGACCTGTCGCTCGTCGCGACCCAGGCGTGGATGATGGCCGTCGGCGCGGTCGCCCTGCACGTCGCGAGCGTCCTCCTGCCGACGGAGTCGGTCGCCGCCGCCGCGTGGACGCCCGAGGCGCTCGGAGCCGTCGCCTACCTCGGCGCGGTCGCGGGGGCGCTCGGCTTCACCCTCTACTTCTCCCTGCTGGACCGCATCGGGCCGATCGAGGCGAGCCTCATCGAGTACGTCATCCCGCTGTTCGCCGCCCTCGCCGGGTGGCTCGCGCTCGGCGAGCGCGTGACGGCGACCACCGTCGCGGGGTTCGTCGTGATCCTCTCCGGGTTCCTCCTGATGAAGCGACGCGCCATCGCGGAGGACGTCCTCGGGCGTCGCGGCCGTCGCGCCGAGCGGCCGAGCGCGGACGACTGA
- a CDS encoding DMT family transporter, with product MARDSASVPVSPALALGVAILAVSTSAILIRWSDAPSAVKAFYRVLFTLAMVAPFALWHADARADFGALSRRDLLGAGVAGAALAVHFGAWFESLEWTSVAASVTLVQAQPVFVAIGAFLLLDERVTGRTVAGILVALVGMALMASADLLGGSSVGARPLYGNALAVFAALMTAVYVLAGRSLRRRIALLPYVTVVYATCAIALFAFVAARGYPLWPYPPREWALFLAMAAGPGIFGHTVINWALAHVESSVVSVSLLAEPVGSTLLALALLAEVPGPLTALGGGVVLLGIYVTARG from the coding sequence GTGGCCCGCGACTCGGCGTCCGTCCCCGTCTCCCCCGCGCTCGCGCTCGGCGTCGCCATCCTCGCGGTGAGCACGAGCGCCATCCTGATCCGCTGGAGCGACGCGCCGAGCGCGGTGAAGGCCTTCTACCGGGTGCTGTTCACGCTCGCGATGGTCGCGCCGTTCGCGCTCTGGCACGCCGACGCGCGCGCCGACTTCGGCGCGCTCTCGCGGCGCGACCTCCTCGGCGCGGGCGTCGCGGGCGCGGCGCTCGCCGTCCACTTCGGCGCGTGGTTCGAGAGCCTGGAGTGGACGAGCGTCGCCGCCAGCGTCACGCTCGTCCAGGCCCAGCCGGTGTTCGTCGCGATCGGCGCGTTCCTCCTGCTCGACGAGCGGGTGACGGGGCGGACCGTCGCCGGCATCCTCGTCGCGCTGGTCGGGATGGCGCTCATGGCGTCGGCCGATCTCCTCGGCGGGTCGTCGGTCGGCGCGCGGCCGCTCTACGGGAACGCGCTCGCGGTCTTCGCGGCGCTCATGACCGCCGTCTACGTGCTCGCCGGGCGGTCGCTCCGGCGTCGCATCGCGCTCCTCCCCTACGTCACCGTCGTCTACGCGACGTGCGCGATCGCCCTGTTCGCGTTCGTCGCCGCCCGGGGGTACCCGCTCTGGCCGTATCCGCCGCGCGAGTGGGCGCTCTTCCTCGCGATGGCCGCCGGACCGGGGATCTTCGGCCACACGGTGATCAACTGGGCGCTGGCGCACGTCGAATCGAGCGTCGTGAGCGTCTCGCTGCTCGCGGAACCCGTCGGGAGCACGCTCCTCGCGCTCGCCCTGCTCGCGGAGGTCCCCGGGCCCCTCACGGCGCTCGGGGGCGGCGTCGTCCTCCTCGGCATCTACGTGACCGCGCGGGGGTGA
- a CDS encoding SRPBCC family protein, whose amino-acid sequence MVVFERETRVDAPFENVWRFHSRIQGLEALTPGFLNLEIERVVGPDDERNPEVLAAGTRVYASIRPFGVGPRRRWVSVIVEREAGEDAARFVDEMEGGPFPRWRHTHRFERDGDGTIVRDRVEYELPCGRLGAVAAAFGDLGFGPMFRYRHHRTRTLFE is encoded by the coding sequence ATGGTCGTATTCGAACGCGAGACGCGCGTCGACGCCCCCTTCGAGAACGTCTGGCGCTTCCACTCCCGGATCCAGGGGCTGGAGGCGCTCACGCCGGGCTTTCTGAACCTCGAGATCGAGCGCGTGGTCGGGCCCGACGACGAGCGGAACCCCGAGGTGCTCGCGGCGGGGACCCGCGTGTACGCGTCGATACGCCCCTTCGGCGTCGGCCCGCGTCGGCGGTGGGTGTCGGTCATCGTCGAGCGCGAGGCGGGCGAGGACGCGGCGCGCTTCGTCGACGAGATGGAGGGCGGGCCGTTCCCCCGCTGGCGGCACACTCACCGGTTCGAGCGCGACGGCGACGGGACGATCGTCCGCGACCGCGTCGAGTACGAGTTGCCGTGCGGTCGGCTCGGGGCGGTCGCCGCCGCGTTCGGCGACCTCGGGTTCGGGCCGATGTTCCGCTACCGCCACCACCGGACGCGGACGCTGTTCGAGTAA
- the lrpA1 gene encoding HTH-type transcriptional regulator LrpA1 produces MSADTTEDRILSVLEEDAQASYAEIAERAGVSKPTVRKYINKLETDGVIVGYSADVDPKKLSSKSIAMVGIDVASERYVEATRALKALDEVEALYSSSGDHMLMAEIRGADGNALGEFISEEILSIDGVTAAHPSFLQERLK; encoded by the coding sequence ATGAGTGCTGACACCACCGAGGACCGCATCCTGTCGGTGCTGGAAGAGGATGCGCAGGCCTCCTATGCGGAGATCGCGGAGCGAGCGGGGGTGTCGAAACCGACGGTTCGGAAGTACATCAACAAACTCGAGACGGACGGCGTCATCGTCGGTTACTCCGCCGACGTCGACCCCAAGAAACTGTCCAGCAAGTCGATCGCGATGGTCGGCATCGACGTGGCGAGCGAACGCTACGTCGAAGCCACGCGCGCGCTGAAGGCCTTAGACGAGGTCGAGGCGCTCTACTCCTCGTCGGGCGACCACATGCTCATGGCGGAGATCCGCGGGGCCGACGGCAACGCCCTGGGGGAGTTCATCAGCGAGGAGATCCTCTCGATCGACGGCGTCACGGCCGCCCACCCCTCGTTCCTGCAGGAGCGGCTCAAGTGA